Proteins from a genomic interval of Arachis hypogaea cultivar Tifrunner chromosome 10, arahy.Tifrunner.gnm2.J5K5, whole genome shotgun sequence:
- the LOC112715795 gene encoding RING-H2 finger protein ATL74 produces MHIMALHHPHRLLLDTSSSSGDVNRTKDSSLGDPNFDTNMVIILAALLCALICALGLNSIVRCALRCSRRLAFETPDEAAARLAVKGLKKSALHQIPIVVYGNSGATNSCIKATDCAICLGEFMNGEKIRVLPKCNHGFHVKCIDTWLQSHSSCPTCRRCLIEQPATSSEVATVAVAVATASGTRNSHADNNASGGYQPDHVAVVVDEIS; encoded by the coding sequence ATGCATATAATGGCTCTTCACCATCCACACCGTTTATTACTAGACACAAGCTCAAGCTCTGGTGATGTAAATAGGACAAAAGATTCCTCCTTAGGCGACCCGAATTTTGACACCAACATGGTGATTATCTTGGCTGCTTTGCTGTGTGCACTCATATGTGCTTTGGGACTCAACTCAATAGTGCGTTGCGCTCTAAGATGTAGCCGAAGGTTGGCTTTCGAGACCCCGGACGAAGCAGCAGCGCGATTAGCGGTTAAAGGGTTGAAGAAGAGTGCTCTGCATCAGATTCCTATAGTTGTTTATGGTAATTCAGGTGCTACTAATAGTTGTATTAAAGCCACTGATTGTGCAATTTGCCTAGGGGAGTTTATGAATGGGGAAAAAATTAGAGTGCTACCAAAATGTAACCATGGATTCCATGTTAAGTGTATAGATACATGGCTGCAGTCACACTCCTCTTGCCCAACTTGTAGAAGGTGTTTGATTGAGCAACCAGCAACAAGTTCTGAAGTTGCAACTGTGGCTGTTGCTGTGGCTACAGCTTCAGGAACAAGGAATAGTCATGCAGATAATAATGCTTCAGGAGGGTATCAACCTGATCATGTAGCTGTAGTTGTTGATGAGATTAGCTAG
- the LOC112715796 gene encoding chalcone isomerase-like protein 2 gives MASETVMVDEISYPSTITTTKPLSLLGHGIKDMEIHFLQVKFYTIGVYLDPEIVNHLTQWKGTAPKELEEKEEFFDGVIAAPVEKVIRLVVIKEIKGAQYGVQIETAVRDRLAADDKYEDEEEAELEKIVEFFQSKYFKKNSVITYHFPANSPTAEIVVSLEGKEDSKFVVENANVVETIKKWYLGGSSAISPSTISSLATTFSQELSK, from the exons A TGGCAAGTGAAACGGTAATGGTTGATGAAATCTCCTATCCTTCCACGATCACTACTACCAAGCCCCTGTCTCTTCTTGGTCATG GAATCAAGGACATGGAGATCCACTTCCTCCAAGTGAAGTTCTATACAATCGGGGTCTATTTGGACCCTGAAATAGTGAACCACTTAACACAGTGGAAGGGTACAGCCCCAAAGGAGcttgaagagaaagaagaattctTTGATGGTGTGATTGCAGCTCCAGTGGAGAAGGTGATTAGGCTTGTGGTGATCAAAGAGATCAAGGGAGCACAGTATGGGGTTCAGATTGAGACTGCTGTGAGGGACCGTTTGGCTGCTGATGACAAATACGAGGATGAAGAAGAAGCTGAATTGGAAAAGATTGTTGAGTTCTTCCAATCTAAGTACTTCAAGAAGAATTCAGTCATCACATATCATTTCCCAGCTAACTCTCCAACTGCGGAG ATTGTGGTGTCTTTGGAGGGGAAGGAAGATTCAAAGTTTGTGGTAGAGAATGCCAATGTGGTGGAGACCATAAAAAAATGGTACCTTGGCGGCTCAAGTGCTATCTCACCCTCAACCATTTCATCTTTGGCTACCACCTTCTCTCAGGAATTGTCCAAGTGA